A genomic region of Methanobacterium sp. SMA-27 contains the following coding sequences:
- a CDS encoding DUF262 domain-containing protein: protein MNADAVPLHKILSFNLQMIIPIFQREYSWEWEEVSILWEDILKLYKNVYESNIDTTHFLGPIVRVERPNDSVDIERLWLIDGQQRIITLMVLLACIRNADPALKGKIEFGYFFNQEEEGDDYYKLIPSEGDRDNFRAIIDGDGKLNSGKLQDTFNYFTQVIAKSKDLDLEKLRGLILKKLILVDISVDKNENPYIIFESLNAKGTPLTQADLIRNYIFMRIGDEKTQISLYNRYWRQMEISLGKNLEYFFWRYTLKEGTFVKIKRTYANLKSELETQNTLYTEEELKKLHEYSSFYKKIIEPEKETNTELRRRLLRHNRWEIGTEYPFLLNIYKDYDKGAVTSEEFCELLDIIESFVIRRLLSAGYHTNKLNQLFIRLYSKLDHDNLIESLKKILYQDFPDDREFREGIKFYPIYSSGTKKCSMMLETLEYSIQHKEKELKSKLQIEHVMPQAGGESEDLPDSWKNMLGSNYAEIHRKYLHTLGNLTLTGYNQELGQKSFKEKKEIYNSSKIDLNEYFNTIDDWNEEEILKRSDIIADMAINIWKNINDNRSIDEWVEK from the coding sequence TTGAATGCTGATGCAGTGCCTTTACATAAGATTTTGAGTTTTAATTTACAGATGATTATCCCTATATTCCAGAGGGAGTATAGTTGGGAGTGGGAAGAGGTAAGTATTCTTTGGGAAGACATTTTGAAGTTGTATAAGAATGTTTATGAGAGTAATATTGATACTACTCATTTTTTAGGCCCTATTGTCCGGGTTGAACGTCCAAATGATAGTGTAGATATTGAAAGGCTTTGGCTTATTGATGGCCAACAGAGAATAATTACTTTAATGGTTTTACTTGCATGTATTCGAAATGCAGATCCTGCTCTCAAAGGTAAGATAGAATTTGGCTACTTTTTCAATCAAGAGGAAGAAGGTGATGATTATTATAAATTGATTCCCAGCGAAGGGGATAGGGATAATTTTAGGGCAATAATTGATGGAGATGGAAAATTAAATTCTGGTAAACTTCAAGACACATTTAACTATTTCACTCAAGTAATAGCAAAATCAAAAGATTTGGACCTAGAGAAATTAAGAGGCTTAATACTTAAAAAATTGATTTTGGTAGACATTTCTGTAGATAAAAATGAGAACCCTTATATTATTTTTGAAAGTCTTAATGCCAAAGGCACACCTTTAACTCAAGCTGATCTCATCAGGAATTACATTTTCATGAGGATAGGAGATGAAAAAACTCAAATAAGTTTGTATAATAGATATTGGAGACAAATGGAAATTTCTTTAGGTAAAAATTTAGAATATTTCTTCTGGAGATACACACTTAAAGAAGGTACATTTGTTAAAATAAAAAGAACATATGCTAATTTAAAAAGTGAATTAGAAACTCAAAATACTCTTTATACTGAAGAAGAGCTGAAAAAGTTACATGAATATTCTAGTTTTTATAAAAAAATAATTGAACCTGAGAAAGAAACTAATACTGAATTGCGAAGAAGACTTTTGAGACACAATAGATGGGAAATAGGGACCGAATATCCTTTCTTATTAAATATTTATAAGGATTATGATAAAGGGGCTGTGACTAGCGAAGAATTTTGTGAGTTATTAGACATTATTGAATCATTTGTTATTAGAAGATTATTAAGTGCAGGTTATCATACGAATAAACTTAATCAGTTGTTTATTAGGCTTTATTCTAAATTAGATCATGATAACCTTATTGAGTCGCTAAAGAAAATTCTCTATCAAGATTTCCCAGATGATAGAGAATTTCGAGAAGGCATAAAATTTTATCCTATTTATTCTAGTGGTACAAAAAAATGTTCTATGATGTTGGAAACTCTTGAATATTCTATCCAGCATAAAGAAAAAGAATTAAAAAGTAAATTGCAGATCGAACACGTAATGCCTCAAGCAGGCGGTGAAAGTGAAGACCTTCCAGATTCTTGGAAAAATATGTTAGGATCAAATTATGCAGAAATTCATCGTAAATATCTTCACACATTAGGAAACCTAACATTAACAGGTTACAATCAAGAATTAGGACAAAAATCATTCAAGGAGAAAAAAGAGATATATAACTCCAGTAAAATTGACCTTAATGAGTATTTTAATACCATAGATGACTGGAATGAGGAGGAAATACTTAAAAGATCCGATATTATAGCAGATATGGCAATAAACATCTGGAAAAATATTAATGATAATCGAAGTATTGATGAATGGGTGGAAAAATGA
- a CDS encoding restriction endonuclease subunit S — protein MSSEGFKETEIGLIPKSWELLSIDDIKSKKRSSIAMGPFGSNITKDNFIEYGVPVIRGVNLSKYKFKEDGFVYLSEDKANELKSSNAFPKDIILTHRGTLGQVGIIPIYSKYPRYVVSQSQMKLSCNEKVVNPFYVFYYLNSKLGQDLLLMNTSQTGVPAIARPTTSLKQIKIPIPSIQEQNEIVKHLQQLDDKIQLNYQINQTLENIGQELFRHWFVYFEFPDENGQPYKSSNGNMVESEIGLIPLGWDVKNLNDICNIIMGQSPKSKFYNEDGVGLPFHQGVTNFGIRFPNDKIFCTKENKIAKSGDILFSVRAPVGRINIAKSKMVIGRGLSAVRHKNNLQSFVLYQLKNIFTKEDSIGSGTVFNAITRKDLDNLDILVPNQDLDKQFNDFIKPMEKQIEKLELENNYLIKIRDLILPKLISGKIRVKDVEEV, from the coding sequence ATGAGCTCTGAAGGCTTTAAAGAAACTGAGATAGGTCTTATTCCTAAGAGCTGGGAACTTTTAAGTATTGACGATATAAAATCAAAAAAACGTAGTTCTATCGCTATGGGTCCATTTGGATCAAATATCACCAAGGATAATTTTATTGAATACGGTGTTCCAGTCATTAGAGGCGTAAATTTAAGTAAATATAAATTTAAAGAAGATGGTTTTGTTTATTTAAGTGAAGACAAAGCTAATGAATTAAAATCAAGTAATGCCTTTCCAAAAGACATAATTCTAACTCATAGAGGAACTCTTGGGCAGGTTGGAATAATACCTATATATTCAAAATATCCTCGATATGTTGTTTCACAGAGTCAAATGAAATTAAGTTGCAATGAAAAGGTAGTTAATCCCTTTTATGTTTTTTATTACTTGAATTCTAAATTGGGTCAAGATTTACTATTAATGAATACATCACAAACTGGAGTTCCAGCCATAGCTAGGCCTACAACTTCTTTAAAACAGATTAAAATACCAATTCCTTCAATTCAAGAACAAAATGAGATAGTAAAACATCTTCAACAATTGGATGATAAAATCCAACTTAATTACCAAATTAACCAGACTTTAGAGAATATTGGCCAGGAATTATTCCGGCACTGGTTTGTCTATTTTGAATTTCCCGACGAGAATGGGCAGCCTTACAAATCAAGTAATGGAAATATGGTTGAATCCGAAATAGGTCTAATTCCTTTAGGATGGGACGTCAAAAACCTAAATGATATTTGTAATATCATAATGGGTCAATCACCAAAGTCTAAATTTTACAATGAAGATGGTGTAGGTTTACCTTTCCATCAAGGTGTTACAAATTTTGGAATAAGATTTCCTAATGATAAAATATTTTGCACAAAAGAAAATAAAATTGCTAAATCTGGGGATATTCTGTTTAGTGTTAGAGCTCCGGTCGGCAGAATAAACATTGCTAAGTCTAAAATGGTAATAGGAAGGGGTTTAAGTGCTGTTAGACATAAAAATAATTTACAATCATTTGTATTATACCAGTTAAAAAATATTTTCACAAAAGAAGATTCTATAGGTAGTGGCACTGTCTTTAATGCTATTACTCGTAAAGATTTAGATAATTTAGATATTTTAGTCCCAAATCAAGACCTTGATAAACAGTTTAATGATTTTATAAAACCTATGGAAAAACAAATTGAAAAATTAGAATTAGAAAATAATTATCTGATCAAAATTCGTGATTTAATCCTTCCTAAACTTATTTCAGGGAAGATAAGGGTTAAAGATGTTGAGGAGGTTTAA
- a CDS encoding class I SAM-dependent DNA methyltransferase, protein MAKNNNGANLGFEQKLWQSADKLRNNMDAAEYKHIVLGLIFLKYISDSFLEMHESLKEDEYADPEDKDEYLALNVFWVPPEARWDYLQDHAKQPNIGKLIDDAMDAIEKDNPNLKGVLPKDYAKEALDKKSLGGIIDLIGTIGLGDKESKSKDILGRVYEYFLGQFANAEGKKGGQFYTPRSIVKILVEMIEPYSGRIYDPCCGSGGMFVQSEKFVEAHEGKLGDIAIYGQESNQTTWRLCKINLAIRGIDSNIKWGNSFTDDKHRDLKSDYILANPPFNDKDWKAELLEDDVRWNYGIPPKRNANFAWVQHFIYHLSPTGIAGFVLANGSMSAGGQEGKIREKIVKADLVDCMVALPSQLFYNTGIPACLWFLSRDKTNSNFRSRKDEILFIDARKMGDMADRTHRELTDEDVQVIAQIYHSWRGEGGEYNDIRGFCKSVQLDEVKKHDFILTPGRYVGFPEEEEDLEKFEEKMHRLTSDLIEQFNKSAELENSIKANLKELGYEL, encoded by the coding sequence ATGGCAAAAAATAACAATGGCGCTAATTTAGGTTTTGAACAAAAACTTTGGCAATCTGCAGACAAACTCAGAAACAACATGGATGCTGCTGAATACAAACATATTGTACTCGGACTTATTTTCTTGAAATATATTTCAGACTCATTTCTAGAGATGCATGAAAGTCTAAAAGAGGACGAATATGCAGATCCTGAAGATAAAGATGAATATCTCGCCTTAAATGTTTTTTGGGTGCCTCCAGAAGCCAGATGGGACTACTTACAGGACCATGCCAAACAACCAAACATTGGTAAGCTTATTGATGATGCTATGGATGCTATCGAAAAAGACAACCCTAACCTTAAAGGTGTTTTACCAAAAGACTATGCAAAAGAAGCCCTAGACAAAAAAAGCTTAGGTGGTATAATAGATTTAATAGGAACTATCGGTCTCGGAGATAAAGAAAGTAAATCCAAAGATATCTTAGGTAGAGTATATGAATATTTCCTAGGCCAGTTTGCTAATGCTGAGGGTAAAAAAGGTGGGCAGTTTTACACTCCCCGCAGTATAGTTAAAATCTTAGTAGAAATGATTGAACCATATTCCGGTCGTATATATGACCCTTGTTGTGGATCAGGTGGAATGTTTGTCCAAAGTGAAAAATTCGTAGAAGCACATGAAGGTAAACTTGGAGATATAGCCATTTACGGACAAGAATCTAACCAGACTACGTGGAGACTCTGTAAAATTAATCTTGCTATTAGAGGTATCGATTCAAACATAAAATGGGGTAATAGCTTTACAGATGACAAACACCGAGATCTGAAATCAGACTATATCTTAGCCAATCCACCATTTAATGATAAAGACTGGAAAGCGGAATTATTAGAAGACGATGTTAGATGGAATTATGGAATACCACCTAAACGTAACGCTAACTTCGCATGGGTACAACACTTCATCTATCATTTATCACCCACAGGGATCGCAGGCTTTGTATTAGCAAACGGATCCATGTCAGCTGGAGGGCAAGAAGGAAAAATTCGAGAAAAAATAGTTAAAGCAGATCTTGTGGATTGCATGGTAGCCCTACCCTCTCAATTATTCTACAACACAGGAATACCAGCATGTTTATGGTTTTTAAGCAGGGATAAAACTAACAGTAACTTCCGTAGTCGAAAAGATGAAATATTATTTATTGATGCCAGAAAAATGGGTGACATGGCAGACCGCACCCATCGAGAACTTACTGATGAAGATGTGCAAGTAATCGCACAAATATATCATAGTTGGAGAGGTGAAGGTGGAGAATACAATGACATTCGTGGATTCTGCAAGTCCGTCCAGCTAGATGAAGTAAAAAAACATGACTTCATACTCACACCAGGACGATATGTGGGCTTTCCCGAAGAAGAAGAAGACCTTGAAAAGTTTGAGGAAAAGATGCATAGGCTGACATCTGATTTAATTGAGCAGTTTAATAAGTCTGCAGAGTTGGAAAATTCGATTAAGGCTAATCTCAAGGAGTTAGGGTATGAGCTCTGA
- a CDS encoding site-specific integrase: MKAEDIKNDPDFVDFCKRRNLKYGTIVRYIHSLHLYTELIGMTLSELIEEAEEEEDSGMRLRRRKIRKYLQEFRQYLEDQKFKHSYIKTTTSCIRAYYAEYDILLPKTIRTNARSDRNEILYEDLPSMKDLKNLLEYANPTFKAIMLLGVSSGMGRAEICSLTFEHFFDAYGLDPYPKTLDELINRIDQMDDIVPLWHIIRIKTDHKYFTFSSPEATNAIMNYLKDLNRKCKRYEERNRKAQLTLTPETSIFLNRHLEGVSPTLMSLTIKRLNNKAGFSNQNDSRYIRPHILRKIFASTLEKNKMPHLMIRWIMGHNLDKTTSAYFKADPQAVKEEYLEVLNYLTTNAVEIKLINQYEDLNNENIKLRTEMEKQLKNQARINTEKDGQLEKLQREIEAIRYIKNE, encoded by the coding sequence ATGAAAGCTGAAGATATTAAAAATGATCCAGATTTTGTAGATTTTTGTAAAAGACGAAATCTGAAATATGGTACAATTGTACGATATATACACTCACTTCACTTATATACTGAACTCATTGGTATGACGTTGTCTGAACTCATAGAAGAAGCTGAGGAGGAAGAGGACAGTGGAATGAGATTAAGACGTAGGAAGATACGAAAATACCTACAAGAGTTCAGGCAGTATTTAGAAGACCAAAAATTTAAACATAGCTACATAAAGACTACCACTAGTTGCATAAGAGCTTATTATGCTGAATACGATATACTTCTACCAAAAACGATTAGAACTAATGCCCGGAGTGATAGGAATGAAATATTGTACGAAGACCTACCATCTATGAAAGATCTAAAAAACCTACTAGAATATGCTAATCCTACATTCAAAGCTATTATGTTATTAGGAGTTAGTTCGGGCATGGGCAGAGCTGAAATATGTTCTCTAACCTTTGAACATTTTTTTGATGCATATGGTCTAGATCCATACCCTAAAACACTCGATGAATTGATAAATAGGATAGACCAAATGGATGATATTGTACCACTTTGGCACATAATTAGAATAAAAACAGATCATAAGTATTTCACATTCAGCAGTCCTGAAGCCACCAATGCTATTATGAATTATTTAAAAGACCTAAACAGAAAATGTAAAAGATATGAAGAGAGAAATAGAAAAGCTCAATTAACACTAACACCTGAAACAAGTATATTCTTAAATAGACATCTAGAAGGAGTTTCACCTACTCTAATGAGTTTAACTATCAAAAGATTAAACAATAAAGCTGGTTTCAGTAATCAAAACGATTCACGTTATATTAGGCCACACATCTTAAGAAAAATCTTTGCTAGCACCTTGGAAAAGAATAAAATGCCACATTTAATGATTAGATGGATCATGGGGCATAATCTGGATAAAACAACATCAGCTTACTTTAAAGCTGATCCACAGGCAGTAAAAGAAGAGTATCTAGAAGTTTTAAATTATTTGACAACAAATGCAGTCGAAATAAAATTAATAAACCAATATGAAGATCTTAACAATGAAAATATTAAATTAAGAACTGAAATGGAAAAACAGCTTAAAAATCAAGCACGGATTAATACAGAGAAGGATGGGCAGTTAGAAAAATTGCAAAGAGAAATTGAAGCTATACGTTACATTAAAAATGAATAA
- the hdrC gene encoding ferredoxin:CoB-CoM heterodisulfide reductase subunit HdrC, which yields MKTIKLNKNSLKLVKDVLNDMKASPDLGIYKCVQCGMCTSVCPGASQTEYDPRDMIRRVLENDETVIDNEDIWNCFSCYTCNSVCPSGNNASEVNQILRQMSIERGKGAEKITDFSAYGDSFMELGVGSIPSKFFDVMVKDVGKDYMDLKVNIEDIRADLGLGNYILPKESTDEIEAILDKSGFKKRLERIKRCKK from the coding sequence ATGAAAACTATTAAACTTAACAAAAATTCATTAAAACTTGTAAAGGATGTTTTAAATGATATGAAAGCATCCCCAGATCTTGGTATTTACAAGTGTGTACAATGTGGTATGTGCACATCCGTCTGTCCAGGAGCCAGTCAAACAGAATACGACCCTAGAGATATGATAAGAAGGGTTCTTGAAAACGATGAAACAGTTATAGACAATGAAGATATATGGAACTGTTTTTCATGCTACACCTGTAACAGTGTATGCCCCTCTGGTAACAATGCAAGCGAAGTAAACCAGATACTAAGGCAAATGTCTATTGAAAGGGGAAAAGGTGCCGAAAAGATTACAGATTTCAGTGCTTATGGAGATAGTTTTATGGAACTGGGAGTTGGTTCCATACCAAGTAAATTTTTTGATGTCATGGTCAAAGATGTTGGAAAAGATTATATGGATCTGAAGGTGAATATTGAGGATATACGTGCTGATCTTGGTCTTGGAAACTATATATTACCCAAAGAATCCACAGATGAAATTGAAGCTATACTTGATAAATCCGGCTTTAAAAAAAGGCTTGAAAGAATAAAGAGATGTAAAAAATGA
- the hdrB gene encoding ferredoxin:CoB-CoM heterodisulfide reductase subunit HdrB, with protein MKFIPDKDILLFKSCLVNVEYPGVESSTCYIFDRIDVEYYVDERQSCCTGLGHYYDLFDQLSTTALAARNFHIAAETGHNNIATMCATCYAILKKTVKILNQNEDARNQVNNILDESGLEEMEYTLDSMDPSKNIFHVAEILFNKKDEISKLVTVDLSGFKIATHHACHYCKVHYNDTIEGVREPNLIDGLVKAVGIDTIGWYDHKRVTCGAGFRQRFTNKEISLAVTAEKLEALKDKDVEILLHMCPNCQMQFDRYQPHIEDKLKTKFNIFHLNITQFIALAMGADPYMVLGIQTHTVPIEPLLKRLKQQFDLKEDQVNESNAKKSLKIDNKFME; from the coding sequence ATGAAATTTATACCTGATAAAGATATTTTACTCTTCAAAAGCTGTTTAGTGAATGTTGAATATCCTGGAGTTGAATCATCTACATGCTATATATTTGACAGGATCGATGTTGAATATTATGTGGATGAAAGACAATCATGTTGCACAGGGCTTGGACATTACTATGATCTATTTGATCAACTTTCAACAACTGCACTTGCTGCAAGAAACTTCCATATAGCAGCAGAAACTGGTCATAATAATATAGCAACCATGTGTGCAACATGTTATGCAATACTTAAAAAAACAGTTAAGATATTGAATCAGAATGAAGATGCAAGAAATCAAGTAAATAATATCCTTGATGAATCTGGACTTGAAGAAATGGAATACACACTGGACAGTATGGATCCGTCCAAAAACATATTCCATGTAGCTGAAATCCTATTCAATAAAAAAGATGAAATATCCAAGTTAGTAACTGTTGATCTTTCAGGATTCAAAATAGCAACCCATCATGCCTGCCACTACTGTAAGGTTCATTACAACGACACAATAGAAGGTGTTAGAGAACCTAATCTTATAGATGGCCTCGTAAAGGCTGTTGGAATAGATACCATTGGATGGTATGACCATAAAAGAGTTACTTGCGGTGCTGGGTTCCGTCAGAGGTTTACCAACAAGGAAATTTCATTGGCTGTAACAGCAGAAAAGCTAGAGGCATTGAAAGATAAAGATGTGGAAATATTGTTACATATGTGTCCCAATTGTCAGATGCAGTTTGACCGTTATCAACCACATATCGAAGATAAACTAAAAACAAAATTCAATATATTCCATTTGAACATTACACAGTTCATTGCACTGGCAATGGGAGCAGATCCTTACATGGTTCTAGGTATACAAACTCATACTGTACCTATAGAACCCCTTCTAAAACGTTTAAAACAGCAATTTGATCTGAAAGAAGATCAAGTTAATGAATCTAACGCTAAAAAATCACTTAAAATTGACAATAAATTTATGGAATAA
- the hdrA gene encoding ferredoxin:CoB-CoM heterodisulfide reductase subunit HdrA: MSKASFNENKPDLKIGVFLCRCGGNISDTIDMEKLRSSVNAEVVEEFENLCSINGRKIIRDNIIQKNLDRVVVAACSPITHEKTFQNYVNPLNPYLLEMANIREQCSWVNPDNNTATEKAISLVNAAIEKVKYSLPLDPILRKTPKTAAVIGGGISGISASLSLARQGIKTCLIEEEPTIGGSMVKVGKLFSPEKLAEECAMCLLNPLVNEAVQHQNIKIMTNTTLKAAERRAGNFNLLIENKARKVIEDKCISCGSCAEVCPVEVEDSWNEGMTIRKAIYKPFPQAVPDVYTIDPENCKECGKCQDTCRMDAIDLSMEGEVIPMTVGSVVIATGHKTFDMSKRPEYSYGRHKDIVTQMELARIMGVNGPTKGKLLKPSDGQVPQRVVMIQCVGSRDEKPEGRKYCSKVCCMVAIKHANVIKQHYPDTDVIICYTDMRTPGMYEKYFKYAQSNEVRLIRGRPGEIEEKDGIFIVRLEDTLSREPMEIETDLVVLSTAMEPSEGTIEVSNILDVGLTEELFVKEKHSKIKPVATEVEGIYVCGTAQGPKDITDSIVQANAAAAKVSELINGGVELEPFVATIENSKCNLCKKCIDVCKYKAAFIQDDVLNVDPVSCIGCGACLWECENNAIEIMGQTDEQILSMITGILKDKKPGETRIITFLDSVGYISADNIGINKINVPSSIRIIKIPSMNRIMPKHILHAFNMGADGIIMGEYPYNPMYSKTKERIKGLKQELLKNNIDPDRLAFYKVYIPYFRGLANRFNEFDTEIRCLEEN; this comes from the coding sequence ATGAGCAAAGCTTCATTTAACGAAAATAAACCTGACCTTAAAATTGGTGTTTTTCTATGTAGATGTGGTGGAAACATCTCAGACACCATTGACATGGAAAAACTACGATCATCGGTAAATGCTGAGGTTGTTGAAGAATTTGAGAACTTATGTTCAATAAATGGACGTAAAATCATAAGAGACAACATTATACAGAAAAACCTTGATAGAGTAGTTGTTGCAGCTTGTTCTCCTATAACACATGAAAAAACTTTTCAGAACTATGTGAACCCACTTAACCCTTACCTCCTTGAAATGGCAAATATAAGGGAACAGTGTTCCTGGGTAAATCCAGATAATAACACAGCAACTGAAAAAGCAATTTCCCTTGTGAATGCAGCAATAGAAAAGGTAAAATATTCTCTACCACTAGACCCTATACTCCGTAAAACCCCTAAAACAGCTGCTGTGATAGGTGGTGGAATATCAGGTATTAGTGCATCGCTTTCACTTGCAAGACAAGGTATAAAAACATGCCTTATAGAAGAGGAACCAACTATTGGAGGTTCAATGGTTAAGGTGGGTAAATTATTTTCCCCAGAGAAATTAGCAGAGGAATGTGCTATGTGTCTCTTAAATCCACTAGTAAATGAGGCAGTACAGCACCAAAACATTAAAATAATGACCAACACCACATTAAAAGCTGCGGAACGAAGGGCTGGAAATTTCAACTTGTTAATTGAAAACAAAGCTAGGAAGGTTATTGAAGACAAGTGTATAAGCTGTGGAAGTTGTGCAGAAGTCTGTCCCGTTGAAGTTGAAGATTCATGGAACGAAGGAATGACTATTAGAAAGGCCATCTACAAACCATTTCCACAGGCTGTTCCTGATGTATATACAATAGACCCTGAAAACTGTAAAGAATGTGGAAAATGCCAAGATACCTGTAGAATGGATGCAATAGACCTTTCAATGGAAGGTGAAGTTATTCCGATGACAGTCGGCTCTGTTGTTATTGCAACAGGCCATAAAACTTTTGATATGAGCAAAAGGCCAGAATATTCCTATGGTAGGCACAAAGATATTGTGACTCAGATGGAACTGGCAAGGATCATGGGTGTTAACGGACCAACCAAGGGAAAACTTCTAAAACCATCAGATGGTCAAGTTCCTCAAAGGGTTGTTATGATACAGTGTGTTGGTTCAAGGGATGAAAAACCAGAGGGAAGAAAGTATTGTTCTAAAGTATGCTGTATGGTTGCAATAAAGCATGCAAATGTAATAAAACAACATTATCCAGATACTGATGTAATAATATGCTATACAGATATGAGAACTCCTGGAATGTATGAAAAATACTTTAAATATGCACAATCGAACGAAGTAAGACTTATAAGAGGTAGACCTGGAGAAATAGAAGAGAAAGACGGAATATTCATTGTCAGATTGGAGGATACCCTTTCTAGAGAGCCAATGGAGATAGAAACAGATCTAGTTGTTCTATCAACTGCAATGGAACCATCAGAAGGTACTATAGAAGTTTCCAATATACTTGATGTTGGTTTAACAGAAGAACTCTTTGTCAAGGAAAAACATTCAAAGATCAAACCCGTTGCAACCGAAGTGGAAGGTATATATGTCTGTGGAACTGCACAAGGTCCTAAAGATATTACAGACAGTATTGTTCAAGCAAATGCAGCAGCAGCAAAGGTTTCTGAACTTATAAATGGAGGAGTAGAGCTGGAACCATTTGTTGCAACTATCGAGAATTCAAAATGCAATCTATGTAAAAAATGTATCGATGTTTGTAAATACAAAGCAGCATTCATACAAGATGATGTTTTGAATGTTGATCCTGTGTCCTGTATAGGATGTGGTGCATGTCTATGGGAATGTGAAAATAATGCAATAGAAATAATGGGCCAGACCGATGAACAGATTCTTTCAATGATCACAGGTATATTAAAGGATAAAAAACCCGGTGAAACTCGCATAATCACATTTTTAGATTCAGTTGGTTATATATCAGCCGATAATATAGGAATAAATAAAATAAATGTTCCAAGCTCCATAAGAATTATTAAAATCCCTTCAATGAACCGGATAATGCCAAAACACATACTTCATGCATTCAATATGGGTGCTGATGGAATAATTATGGGAGAATATCCTTACAACCCAATGTACTCCAAAACCAAGGAAAGAATTAAGGGATTGAAACAGGAACTTTTAAAAAATAACATAGACCCTGATAGACTTGCCTTCTACAAAGTATACATACCCTACTTCAGGGGATTAGCAAACAGATTCAATGAATTCGATACCGAAATAAGATGTTTAGAGGAAAATTGA
- a CDS encoding ATP phosphoribosyltransferase, with protein sequence MNKIVLGLPKGSLNNVNRGNTYQLLVDAGYEVRGYEPGKESNEIGIMNDPEIKGFLTRPQSAPVELNRQILDIAIIGEDWVREESVNYKEKLIRKIGDLDYGQTRLIVGVPKESPYNSLTDFFRANKDRKTPILCFTEYPNLTRQFFMNNQGYKEVFGDSIPFVQVRGLRDGDNQMVQVINSDGATEVYIAKGADLIVDNTQTGSSLRKAGLKELETIMESSAGLYAGPSCKGAKEDKAHMMFEQLFGAINARKYFDVKFNISNLKVSDVKDFLLSNAYCSDEPTVVEGSTFSQVNVLIPKNKFPAMLKGIKNYDASSIVRENVKQYVK encoded by the coding sequence ATGAACAAAATAGTGCTAGGTCTTCCAAAGGGGAGTTTAAATAATGTTAACCGGGGTAATACTTATCAGTTATTAGTTGATGCAGGATACGAAGTGAGGGGATATGAACCGGGTAAAGAATCCAATGAGATTGGAATAATGAATGATCCTGAGATCAAAGGATTTTTAACAAGACCACAGAGTGCGCCTGTTGAATTAAACCGTCAAATCTTAGACATTGCAATAATAGGTGAAGATTGGGTGCGGGAAGAATCTGTTAACTACAAAGAAAAATTAATAAGAAAAATAGGTGACTTAGATTATGGTCAAACAAGGTTAATAGTCGGAGTTCCAAAAGAATCACCCTACAATTCGTTAACTGACTTCTTCAGGGCCAATAAAGATAGGAAAACTCCAATACTTTGTTTTACTGAATACCCTAATTTAACGCGACAGTTCTTCATGAACAACCAGGGATACAAAGAAGTCTTTGGAGATAGTATTCCATTTGTACAAGTAAGAGGATTAAGAGATGGGGACAATCAAATGGTCCAAGTCATAAATTCTGATGGTGCAACTGAGGTTTATATTGCAAAGGGTGCAGATCTTATTGTTGACAATACTCAAACTGGGAGTAGTTTAAGAAAAGCAGGACTAAAAGAACTTGAAACTATTATGGAATCAAGTGCAGGTCTGTATGCCGGACCAAGCTGTAAAGGAGCTAAGGAAGATAAAGCTCATATGATGTTTGAACAACTTTTCGGTGCAATAAATGCCAGAAAATATTTTGATGTCAAGTTCAATATTTCTAATCTGAAGGTATCTGATGTAAAGGATTTCCTACTATCAAATGCTTACTGTTCAGATGAACCAACAGTTGTGGAGGGAAGTACATTTTCCCAAGTTAATGTTTTAATACCCAAAAATAAGTTTCCTGCAATGTTAAAGGGAATTAAAAATTACGATGCTTCATCTATTGTGAGAGAAAATGTTAAACAGTACGTTAAATAG